The proteins below come from a single Alphaproteobacteria bacterium genomic window:
- a CDS encoding transcription elongation factor GreA — MKKIPITKAGLNKIRAELERLKNIERPLVIEAIQEARAHGDLSENAEYHAAREKQGYIEARIRDLEAKVGLAEVVDVSELSGNKVIFGATVTVVDEDTDEETTYQIVGEEESNIKEKRLSIQAPLSRALVGKSVGDSVEVKAPSGTKFYEILKIEFI; from the coding sequence ATGAAAAAAATACCCATAACAAAAGCAGGCCTGAATAAAATAAGAGCCGAGTTGGAGAGGCTCAAAAATATTGAACGCCCCCTTGTTATTGAGGCGATACAAGAAGCACGTGCGCATGGTGATTTATCTGAAAACGCAGAATATCATGCAGCAAGAGAGAAGCAAGGCTATATTGAAGCCAGGATAAGGGACCTGGAGGCAAAAGTTGGGCTTGCTGAAGTTGTTGATGTCAGTGAATTATCTGGCAATAAAGTCATTTTCGGCGCAACGGTGACAGTGGTTGATGAAGATACCGATGAAGAAACGACTTATCAGATTGTTGGGGAAGAAGAGTCAAATATTAAGGAAAAAAGACTCTCTATCCAAGCGCCTCTTTCACGGGCGTTGGTTGGCAAATCTGTGGGGGACAGCGTTGAGGTTAAAGCGCCCAGCGGGACTAAGTTTTACGAAATCTTGAAAATTGAATTTATCTAA
- a CDS encoding cytochrome c maturation protein CcmE gives MKIWVKRALIYTLFLMAISAGIFMILAAFRDNMMYFLSPSDLHSKHRSNNLQTVRLGGLVQKGSVRRDKNDKLLFVVTDQVQKVNVEYTGFIPSLFREGKSVVVIGQWIAQNNLLKATKILAKHDENYTPPEHA, from the coding sequence ATGAAAATCTGGGTCAAAAGAGCTCTCATTTATACACTTTTTTTAATGGCTATTTCAGCCGGGATCTTCATGATTTTAGCCGCTTTTAGAGATAATATGATGTACTTCCTTTCGCCAAGTGATCTGCATTCTAAGCATCGAAGCAATAACCTTCAAACGGTTCGTTTAGGCGGCCTTGTTCAAAAGGGGTCTGTAAGAAGGGATAAAAACGACAAACTTTTGTTTGTTGTAACCGATCAAGTTCAAAAAGTTAATGTGGAATATACAGGCTTCATTCCATCCCTCTTCAGAGAAGGGAAGAGCGTTGTCGTCATTGGCCAGTGGATTGCCCAAAATAATCTGTTAAAAGCCACAAAAATTTTGGCAAAGCACGACGAAAATTACACGCCGCCGGAGCATGCATGA